CAAGTGGAGGCTCGTTTTTTACTCCCTGATTTCCCTGATTTAAATCGTAAGGTGGGCATTGCTGTTTCCTTGATCGATTCCGTCTTTCGGTATTCCTTTCGGGAACAAGGTGAAATCACAGAGGAGATGGTAAACGAAGCAGCCAGGGCGGCCATTGCCTACCTACGTTTTTATTTCCCAGAATACTTACTTTACCGCCAATAGAAAGACCGAAGCGGGAATTCTGAATTTTCTAAAAAATAATCGACAGTAGTCGGTTTTTTGTCAATTTACTCCTTACGCCAAAAAACACACTAGTGCGGGATCTTATTTTCTACTTTTGAGAAGAAGGACTTGAGGTTTTGTACATTTGCGAAAAGGGAGAAGGTTTATGTTAGGAGCTAATGGTCGTTCCATCATCAGGAAATTAAAAAAGATTTTGTCTGAGTTTGTATCCTCTGTTTTGGGATCAACGGATCGTTTTGTGATGAGACACAGAATTTTGAATGGAACCCTCCTTGCTGGAATTGTCGCTATGGGAGTGGGCCTTTCTTCTGAATTTTTCCGCGAAGGTTTTGAGATGGGTGGGCTCATTGCTTTATGGATGGCATTTGGTTTTGCATGTGTCTTTTATTATTTAGCTAGGTTCCGCCATTTATTTCAGATCTTGATTTTACCTACCTTTATCATCAGTTCCTTAACTGCTTTTTTGCAGATCAAATACAGTGGTGGGATTGTCAGTGCGAATGTAATGTTACTTGCTCCGATCCTAGTATTAAACATGCTCATCCTCGGAAATAAATATGATTGGATCGCCATTGTATTTTTTGTATGCGCATTGTTTGTAGTTAATTACGTCCAAAACATCCATCCTGAATGGTTTTATGATTATTCTTCTGAAAAAGCAAGAAGTGAAGATTTTCTGATCACAGGTGTCTCTATATTATTTTTACTGGGACTGATGTTAAGAACTCTCAACAGGTCCTATGAAGATGCGATTGGTGAAGTGAGCCGATTGAAATACCAACAAGACGGAGATTATTATCTTACCTCTCTTCTCACACGTCCACTTTCTGGAATTCGTATTCGATCGAAATCCGTTTTGTTCCAAACTTACATCAAACAAAAAAAATCGTTCCAATTCAAAAATAGGGAATATGAATTGGGTGGGGATATTTGTGTCGCTGACCAAATTGTTCTTAGGGGACGTAGTTACTGTGTTTTTGCGAACGGAGATGCGATGGGAAAATCCATGCAAGGGGCAGGGGGTGTGCTTGTTTTTGGGACAGCATTCCGAGCACTCATTGAAAGGACCCATAGAGAAGGAATTCTTTCTGGATACTTCCCTGAACGTTGGTTACATACCGCTCTCAATGATTTCAACGATATATTTGAAGGATTTGATGGTTCTATGTCTATGTCATTGCTTCTTGGTTTGGTAGATGAGGAAAATGGTTTTTTATATTATATAAATGCAGAACACCCATTTCCCATTCGTTTTCGTGAAGGAAAGGCAAGTTTTTTATCGGAAAAAGCCACTAACTTTAAATTGGGAATGCAAAAGGATAAAGCTCTCATCGAAACTTGTTGGATTCGTCCAGGAGATACGATCATCATTGGATCTGATGGGCGTGATGATTTAAGTATAGGTTTTGATTCCAAATCCAATCGTGTGATTAATATGGATCACACTTCAATTTTAACTCAGGTGGAAGAAAGTGACGGAGATATTGAAAAACTAGGCCTTCGACTTCAAAATATTGGAGAACTGACGGATGATCTTTCCTTACTTAGCATTCGTTTCCAACCTCAAACTACAATCGATATAAAAACCAGAGAATCCGGTTTGGAAGAACCAATTCGCCTAATTCAAAGAAACAACTTCCCGGAAGCTCTAAATTTGTTGAAAAATTATGCAGATTCTTATGCATACGACCCTGCTGTGTGGAAATTATTGTACCGAGTATATCGAAAATTGGAAAAACCAATAGAAGCGGGCAAAGCGGCAGAAATATTTTCCAACAATCACCCTTCTGGTTTACAAATGATATTGGAAGGTGCAATCCAATATGCCAAAGCAAGTTTGATTGACGAAGCCATTGATATGGCAGAAAGGATTTATAGTCGTAAACCTGACGTAATTCCCGTGATCAAAATCCTCGTGAGACTTTATAAAAAGTCTAATCGACCTGAGAGGGCAAGCGAATATGAAGAAGAAATTCATCGTTTAGAAAATGATTCTCTAGACTCCTAAGGAGAAAATTAGATTGGAATTCGTATCTTTTGGGTTAGGTGAAATTTACCTTTATAGACCTTTAGTGGGAAGATTTATCTTCTATATTATGAAAAATCAGATTATTTTCTAATAATTCTCCTATCTTCTATTGATGAAAACAAAAATGAATTTACTTTTAAGAATCCAAACATTGTTATCGTTTCCAGAAGGAAGATTTGATACTATCTTCATAAGGTTACATGTATGGAAGAAAACGAAACAATAGAAATTCCACAGATTCAAGAAGAACCTGCACCGGAAGTAGTAGTTGTGGTTAAAAAAGCAGCTCCTAAGAAGAAAAAGGCCGCAAAAAAGAAAGCAGCAAAGAAAAAAGCGGCTCCTAAAAAGAAAAAGGCCGCGAAGAAGAAAGCTGCTAAAAAGAAAAAAGTGGCAAAGAAAAAAACTAAGAAAGTTCTCGCTAAAAAGAGACCTGCGAAAAAGAAAACTGCTAAAAAAAGAGCAGCGAAGAAAAAAGTCGCAAGAAAGAAAAAAAGACGTTAACTCCCTTTGGGGTAATAGATTCGAACTTGGCCCAAATGATTGGGCTTTTCCTTTGAACCTATTATCCCACTCTAAAAGGAATTAAATTCTTTAGTTCCTGATTTCTACCCTTTCCCATTCATATCGAATGTCATAAAGACAAATTCCAATTAATGAATTGTATTAGTATTCGTGATTCCTTTTCCTTTTAACCATTTTTGTTGGTTCCTTTTTCCTATCCATAAAAGTGCCGGTGACAGTTTTCCCATAAGCCAAGGGAAAACAGCAACCAACCTAGAGATAAGCCCATCCGAGTAAGGAACATAAATTTCCAATGTCCCTTTTTTGATTCCCTTTATGACTGCACGAGCCACTGCATCTGGAGATTGTACTGGATTCACCCAATTAAGTGCCGTGCCACCATTTAAAGCTTCATGTAGGAGCATGGGAGTATCCACGGCTGTCGGATAAATCCCTGATACTTTAATTTTCGTATGTTTTAGCTCTTCGAAAAGTGCGGTCAAAAATCCGCGCAGTCCAAATTTTCCCGCAGAGTAAAGAGAAGAATCTGCTAAAGCAATAATTCCTCCAATCGAAACAATGGATACGATAGCACCTTCATTTCGTTTTAACATCAGTGGAAGGATTCCATGTGTAATATGAATGGGACTGATTAAATTAATCCATATTTGTCTTTGAATGTCACCGATGGATTGGCTAATAAAAGGACCTTCTTTGGTATATCCAGCATTGTTGATTAAAACACTGATTTCTGGATAATCTTTCTGAATGGAGTGAATTAGATTTTGAATTTCCTCTGGGTTTGTTTGATCGCAGACAAAGAATCGAGGATTCCCATTTAGTTTTTCTTTTACCTGAGACATTTTTTCTAAACTGATATCGGAAAGCAGCAATTGGTATCCTTCGTTTTCCAAACGAATTGCAATGGCTTCCGCAATGGCACCGCCACCGCCGGTAATCAAGGCAATTTTTTTCTTATGTTTCTCTAGGTTCTTCTTCATTGGGAAATTCCTGATGTAGGTAACCGATTTTCTGTTCCAGAGGAAACAATGGGGGATTTTAGAAAGTTAAATTGTCCAGGTTTTAGTTCTAACCAACCCATTTTCTTTTGTATTTTAGATCTATAGTTTTTATAGGCTACTTGATTGACATACACGGAATGGCGTCCCGTATTTAAGTATTGAATTTTACCATTTAATAAGGGCCTATCAGTTTTGATTAGGTTGGCAAAACGAAGATACGTAGGATGATTCTTCCGTTTTGCTTCAATGTAGGATGCAATTAAATTTGCCATTTCATCAAACATCTTGTAGGCTCCACCATCGGTTTCCATATAACCTAGAGCGTATAAATTTTCGAAATTTCGATTAAACAAAGTTAAGTAGAGGTCAGGTCTTCCATTTTTCCATTCGAAATATTTACTATCCATATACGGAATCGACCAGTTATATCCGGTTGCAAGAATGATAATGTCTATTTTTTCCTTGGATCCGTCTTTAAAAACAACTGAATCACCTTCAAGTTTTTCTATATCCGGTTTTGCAATCACATCGCCATGTCTTAAGTTATGGATTAACTGGTCGTTGATGATAGGGTGAGTTTCAAATATTTTATGGTCAGGCGCTGGTAATCCCAGTTTCGTTAGGTCACCAACAAGATATTTTAATAACCTACCGAATACAAACTGTGAGACCCAATTGGGAATCCAATGCGCACCATCTCCAAAAACATCTGCCGGTTGCCCCAAAATATGTTTTGGTATAAAATGATATCCCCGTCTAACGCTGATAAATGCTTGTTCGGCGTTGGCTCCTGCGTCACATGCTATATCACAACCTGAGTTACCTGCGCCTACAATAAGCACTCGTTTTCCATGAAAAAGAGTAGGAGATTTATAATTTACACTGTGTAATATTTTTCCTGTAAAATTTCTTTCACCCTCTAATTTTGGTTGGTTTGGTGACCATGTGATTCCGCTGGCACAAACAATTCCGCCAAACAAATACTTTTCGTTGGAACTTGTTTCAACAATCCAACATCCATCTTGTTCTTTGATTTCTTTTATCGAAGTGTTAAATTGAATCAATGGGTAGAGATTATAGGTTTTTGCAAAATCTCGGTGGTATTTTAAAATTTGTAGGTTGGATGGATAGTCTGGATAATTTTCAGGCATCGGGAAATCAAAATAACTAGATAAATACTTTGAAGAAATAAAGTGAGCACTTTCATACATGGGAGAACCTGGATTATTGATATCCCAAATTCCTCCAACATCGTTATGTTTTTCAAAAACTTGAAAAGGAATCCCTTTTGCTAATAGGGACCTCGCCATTGTTAGGCCTGCGGGTCCGGCACCCACGATACAAATTGTATCCGATTTATCTATGGTCCCAGTAGAACCAGATTGTTTGTTTTTTACGAGATCCATATTCCCTCACATTCCTAATATGATCAATGATCATATTTATGAGATCATTGATCATAAATTAGAATCAGTCAAGGCCAAATTTAGTAGGTTGGGAAAAAAAGAAGTGCAAATTATGATAAGAAATTTCTCCTTTTCTTATGAGTCTTGAGTTCAAAATCCCTGTCCAAACGAGAAGTCGCGACCGAGTCGAACTCATTTTAAAAACTGCTAGGGAATTGATCGGTGAAAAAGGAATCGATGCTGTGAGTATGCGTGAGATTGCGCAAACAGCAGGAATTCAAATTGGCTCTTTATACCAATACTTCCCAGGAAAAAGTGTATTATTGTTAACAATCATGAATCAATATTACGATTTATTGTATGATGAAACAAAAAGAATTTTAGAGCCAGTGCGAACCACTGCTGAATTAGAAGTTGCCGCTGAAATTGCTTTCAAACAATTTATAACAATTTTTCAAAAAGACCCGGCCCTTGCCAATCTTTGGGCAGGTGCTAGGGCCATTCCGGAATTAGTATCCGAGGACAATCGTGATACATATAGAAATGCGGAATTAATTGTAAAAACTACCTTACGTTGCCTACCTATCTTAAAAGAATCAGAAGTCAGACCATTTGCTTTGTATTTCAGTCACACCATTGGTATGATCATCAGGTTTGTTCGGGAAATTGAAGTGGATCATGGTAAAGCAGTTATGAAGGAAACTCTAGAGATTCTAAAATTAAGGCTAAGGGAGTTTGAAAAATTAGCAAAAGAAAAATCCAAACAAAAGAAGAAGTGAAATTGATATACAAACACTCGTTTGGATTTTAATTGTGAGGATGTAGCTTTTTGTAACATCTAATCGCTGTTTTTGGCTTGCGATTGAATCAAAACCTATAAGATATAAGGATGAAAAAACTCATTCCTCTATTTCTATTATGGGCACTCGTATCTTGTTCAAGTTTGCCCTACACAATCGAAGATCGTAAATTCGACAAAGCTAAACAAATGATTGAAGAAGGTGCCGATGTAAATCAAACGTCTGATTGTTTTCATGCGCTTACCATTGCTGCTATGGAAGGTGATGAAGGTCTCGTGAAACTTTTGTTAGATAAAGGTGCTAAGGTCGATAATCGCTCTAAAGAATGTGATTATACGGATCGAATTGGACCGTTCCGTATGAAATTTCGTTGGGGTGCAAGGACAGCCCTTGACCGAGTGGCCAATGCAAAAATTGCCAAACTACTTTTGGCAAAAGGGGCCAATCCAAACATTGCAGGATATCGTGAATATACTTTTGGCCCGGATTACGACACTGCTTTATGGAATGCGGTACGTAACGCTGATTTTGAGCTAGTAAAGGTTTTGGTAGAAGCCGGAGCTAACCCAAATGTATATAACAAGTCTGGCAAAAATAGCATTTGGGAAATGGCAGAAGCTAGAAAATCCCAAGGGAAACCAGAATTTCTTTCTTACCTACAATCCAAAGGAATGAAAAAACTTGAAATTACAGATGCCAAAGCCAAAACAACGGATGGCAAAATCCTTACTAAATACAAACACATTGCCACTGGAGCTGTCACGGAAATGCCAGCAGATATTGCAAAAGGTGTGTATGAAAATCCTAAAAATTATTCAGCACTAACAATAAACGCTGCCGATGGAGCTTACTACCATTATGCGGAATTTGTTTGGGCAGAAACGGGACAAAATTTATATGAGTGGTATTTACTCCGCAGAAAAAATACGGGCACTTTGAAATAAAATTTTAGTCCAGAGTATTTGAAATTTTGATTTCTACTTTTGGTTCTTTGTTTTTGACTTAGAAAGTTTTGACAAATAAAATCATCAGTAGAAATCAAATTAAATTTTTTGATACTTCTTTGCTTGTTTTTTGTTTTCTGGATCTAATTCGATGGCTTCAGGATGAAACACAATATTCCAGTACCGAACCACGTAGGCAACAACACCTGCAGTCAGTACAAAAAGTAAAACATAAGCGGAGATGACAGGATGGAGTAAAAAAGAATAAGGAGCACCAAACTGTAAAAAGTAAGGTAATGACATATACCAAATCACAGATACTGCCACAATTCCCACACCAAATTTTCCCCACCAGTTAGGTCGACCTTGTAATCCACGTTTTAAATACAAATACCCTCCAAGCCAAACACCAAGGATCTCTCTGATAAAATATACAATAAGAATCCAACTCGGAAAATCAAAATGAATGGTAACCACAAAGAGACCACCGAGGGTAACGAGTTTATCACAGACTGGATCTAAGTATCTACCTAGAGTCGTTTCTTGGTGGAGGAGACGAGCAAAGAGTCCATCGAGGTAATCGCTCACAACGGCAGCCAATGCATAAAAGATCGATGCAGAAAAAGCGCGTAAGTTCGCTGGATCATGTGCATAAGCATAAGTGCTTTGGAAAAAAAAGGGGAGTAACAACACCCGAAATACAGATAAAAAATTGGATAGGGTAAAGATACGATCCTGGAAAAGGTCTTTGGCTTTTTTTTCTTCGATTTGCATAGAACCAGTACCAGATTCTAAAAATTCTAACGAAAGGCAAGAAAACAAATGAAAACTGTGTTGACTCTCGGAGTCGATTCTATAGTTTGGTTTTTATTCCGATGGAGTTGTAGCTCAGTTGGTTAGAGTGCCTGCCTGTCACGCAGGATGTCGCGGGTTCGAGCCCCGTCAACTCCGCCATCGGATTTCTTTATTTTTCCCTTTCACTCAATATATTCTTCTTTTTCTTTTTTGAATAGAATTTGATTTTCTTCTTCTAAAACTCTTGCCACTTGCACAATTTTACTTCTTGCTTCGTTTATCTCTCGTAAGGTGACTCGTGGTTTCATGTCCAGGGCATCTAAAATATCTTCTGACCTGTTTTGGCTCATATTGTTTAGGAATTTTTTCCTGATTTCATCTCCGGCACCACGGATGGCAAGAGAGATGGCCGTATCATCAGCCAAACGATTGATGAGGATTCGCATTTCTTTGTTATCCAATGAAAGAATGTCTTCAAAGGTATAAAGTTTTTCGCGAACTTGGTCGGCCACATCGGGAGAAGATTCTTCGAGTTCTGATAGAATCGTTTCCTCTGCCCCTTTTTCCATAAAGTTCAAAATGTTCGCAAGGACATGAGCTCCACCAGCTTCGGAGTATTCCTGTTTGTCCCTTTCTTCGTAGCGTTTTTTGAGGATCCTTGCGATGTTTTGGATCACATCGGGATGGGTTTTGGATGTGGTGGCGAGTCTTACGGCAATTTTTGCCTGTTCTGGTTTTGGAAAGAGTTTCAAAACATCGGCTGCCTTTTTTGGATCCAAATGCGATAAGGTCACAGCAATGATTTGAGGAGACTCGGTTCCAAGCATTCCCTGTAAAACTCCTGGTTCCACTTGGTTTAAAAATTCAAAATCGTTTTTAGTTTCTTCTTTATGGATTTTTTTTAGGATCACATTGGCTTTTTCAGCGCCCACTGTATGTTCCAAAAGAGATTTGGCAGTGGAGAGGCCACCAGATGTGGTTTCATTCAAATCTTCAATGGTATTATGAAATTCCTTTAAGATGACTTCTCTTTCTTCTTTCGAGATGGACCTGATTTTGGACATTTCCAAAATCACTGCTTCGAGCATTGTATCATCCAGGTGTTTCAGAACATCGGCTGCTCTTTCTTTGCCAAGGGATAAAAGGAGGAGGGCGGCTTTTCTTACGCCAGGAGTGGCGGATGTACTGTTCTCAGGCTTCATGTGACATAATTCTCCCAGTTTCCTGATACTGTCAAAAAAAACTTACTTAATGAGACAAAATTTTCTAAAGGTCTCATAAAATCGTACGATACCCTTTGTAAGTTACAAAGATAAGGGAAACAAAACCAGATGGACAAAGCTCACAAATTTAAAAGTACACTCGAAAGATACATCCACTACCGAGGAATCGATATCGTTCTCCACTTGAAAGACGGACAAAGCATTGAACTTGATAAAAATCGCCAAATGATGGACGATGTAGTGATCGGGAACTTAGCTAGTGGTGTGGTTCGCATTCCCGTCGCTGACATCCAAAGTGCCGATTTTTTCGCAGCATAAAACTTAAACATCACGAATCAACTACAAGAGTCAGATCACACCGGCCATAAGGCTCGGTTGTTCTAAAAGACTCTTGAGAGTCCTTAAGAATTCGGCCCCGACAGCACCATCGATTACTCGGTGGTCGCAGGAAAGGGTCAAAGACAAAACCCGGCCAGCTACCACGGCCCCGTTTTCCACAACAGGTTTGTCTTCCACAGAACCAACAGCTAAGATCCCACTTTCTGGTTCGTTGATGATGGCTGTGAACCGACTGATTCCATACATTCCTAGATTAGAAATGGTAAAGGTTCCATTCGAAAATTCTTCTGGTTTAAGTTTTCGTTCTCGGGCACGTTTTGCTAGTTCCTTCACCTCTTTCGAAATTTCTAAAATGGATTTCCCATCTGCACCACGGATAACGGGTGTTAAAAGACCTCCATCCAGAGAAACTGCAATTCCTACATCCACTCGACCAAATTGTAAAATAGAATCTCCTAGGAAACTGGCATTGACTTTGGGATGAAGCCTTAGGGCGGCAGCAGTGGCTTTGACGATGATATCGTTTAAACTGACTTTGACTTGTAATTCTGGTTCTAGATGTTTTTGAAATTCCAAAAGCTCTGATCGAAAAGATTCCATCGCTTTTGCATTTACATCCACATTCAAATAGAAGTGGGGGAGATTTTGTTTGGATTCGGTCAGACGTTTTGCTATGGTTTTTCGCATTCCATTCAAAGTCACAACTTCATCTGCGCGCGTTGTGCCTTTACTCGCAAATTGAGTTGAACGAGACCCTTGGCTTAAAGTATTCAAAACATCTTTTTTAGTAATCCTTCCCTCTGGCCCTGTTCCGATCACGGTATGCAAATCAACTCCGTGTTCAATGGCAATTGATTTGGCTAGAGGAGAAGCAAGAACACGAAGTCCTCCTCGGTTTGCCTCGATGAACTCAGCAACCGAGGAAACCGATGTACCTGAGGTAACCGCGGCAACCGCGGTAACCGAGTTTATCGAGGTTTGTTTTGTTTCTGATTTATTAGAAGATGGTAAAGGTGGAGTGGATACCGAAACGGAAGGTTGGCTCGTTTGGGTTTCCTTGGAGTGTGCCGTTTCCACCTTTGTTTGGTTAGGTTCATTTTTCGGGATACCTGCGAGTAGAGAAGATATGTCTTCGCCTGGTTTTCCAATGACTGCCAAAGCCTGTCCCACTTTTAATTTGGCTCCTTCGGTATGTAGGATTTTTAAAAGTACACCCGATTCAAAGGCTTCCATTTCCATTACGGCTTTGTCTGTTTCCACTTCGGCGATGATATCACCGGGAGAGACGGAATCTCCTTCTTTTTTTAACCATTTCACAATGGTTCCTTCTTCCATCGTAGGGGAAAGTTGGGTCATTTCTTGAATTTTTGCCATTGTTTGTTCTCCTACTGTAACATCTCTCGGATGGTATCGGCAACTCTTGTTGCGTTTGGCAAACTCATTCTTTCTAAGTTGGCAGCATAAGACATAGGCACATCCATTTGTGTCACTCGTTCCACGGGGTGGTCAAGGTAAGCGAAGGCATTTTTTTGGATAAGATAAGCAATTTGAGCTCCAAATCCGGCAACTGGCCATCCTTCTTCCACGACGACGGCTCTGTTTGTTTTTTTTACGGATTCATAAATGAGATTTTCATCTAACGGACGTAAACTGCGAAGATCCACAATTTCTACAGAGATACCTTCTTTTTCTAAAATGGCCGCCGCTTCTTCAGCAAACCCGAGGGCTCTTGACCAAGTTACAAGGGTAATGTCTGTACCTTTTCTTTTGATTTCACCAAGACCTAAAGGGATGGTGTATTCCTGTTCGGGAACTTCTCCTTTGGATCCGTATAACACTTCTGATTCGATAAAGATGGTGGGGTTATTGTCTCTGATGGAAGATTTGAGTAGGCCGTAAGCATCTTTTGGTGTGGCAGGACAAACTACTTTAAGGCCTGGGCAATGGGCATACCAAGATTCGAAGGCCTGGGAGTGTTGGGCCCCAAGTCTTCCTCCCGCACCACCGGCACCACGAAAGACAATCGGCATGGGGAATTGGCCCCCACTCATATAATTCATTTTGGCAGCGGAGTTGATGATTTGGTCAATGGCAACAAGGGAAAAGTTCCAAGTCATAAATTCAATGATGGGACGTAAGCCCACCATCGCCGAACCCACTCCAATCCCCGCAAATCCATTTTCGGAAATAGGGGTGTCGATCACTCTTTCTTCCCCAAATTTATCTAACATTCCTTGGGAAACTTTATAAGCTCCTTGGTAATGTCCGACTTCTTCTCCCATTAAATAGATGGACGGATCTTTTTCCATCTCTTCTGTCATGGCCCGGTTTAGTGCTTCTCTGTAAGTGAGGATGGCCATTTATTTATCCTCCGCATACACATACTTGTGTAGTTGGGAAAGGGGAGGTTCAGGTGAAGTTTCCGCAAATTGGTAAGCCTCATCAATTTGGTTTTGGATTTCTAAATCCATTTTGTCTAATTCTTCTGTTTTAATCCCACCTAACTCTAGTTCCTGTCTTGCACGCATCAGAGGGTCTTTCTTTTTATAGGCTTCTAATTCTTCTTTCGTTCTATATTTAGCAGGATCCGACATGGAATGGCCCCGGAAACGGTATGTAGAAACTTCGATGAGAGTTGGTCCTTCGCCGCGACGTGCCCTTTCGACTGCCACTTGAACATGGTCTCTTACCTTTCTCACTTCATCACCTTCGATATGATCGCGAGCCATATCGTAAGCATATGCTCTCACAGATACATCTTTGACAGCAAGAGCACGGTATTCAGGAGTTCCCATCGCATAATGGTTGTTCTCACAAATAAATACTACGGGGAGTTTCCAAATGGCAGCGAGGTTCAAACCCTCATGAAAGGATCCGATATTGGCAGCTCCTTCTCCAAAAAAACAAATCGTCACAGAATCTTCTTTTTTAAATTTAGAGGCAAATGCAATCCCTGCGGCAAGAGAGATATGCCCACCCACAATTCCGTGCCCGCCCATAAAGTGTGCGTTACGATCAAAAAAGTGCATTGAACCGCCGTTACCTTTTGAAATACCTGTGCCTTTTCCAAATAACTCTGCCATCAATGGTTTGGGATTTAAGCCCCTTGCCAAAGCATGGCCATGGTCTCTATATGTCGAAACAATATAGTCCTTTGGGGTGAGGGCCGCAATGGAACCAACTCCCACTGCCTCTTGGCCGATGTACAAATGTAAAAAACCACCAATCTTTCCTACGCTATAGGCTTTGGCAGCGGCTTCCTCAAACTTTCGTATAAGTACCATTTGTCTGTAGAACTCTTTCAACTCGCTCACAGATTGTGAGTCTTTTGGGATAGAAGAAACCAACTAGAACCTCCAAAACGACTAAAAAACTACACTATTTAGACGCAGAAGGAAAGCAAAAATCTTGCTCTCAGAAGGATCGTAAAAGACAGTTTCCTTAGGACCTTTATGAAAATTACGAATGCTGGAATCGAATTCTTAGAATTCAATGAATTTAAAAATTTTGCCGTTGATTATGATTTGTTAGGTTCTGTTTCTCTCAGTGAACCTGTAGTTGATAAAAATGGTAGTATCCTCATCAAAGAAAAAGTTGCCATCAAGGAAAATATTTTAAAGAAGCTGGAAGGTATGGAAGGGAACTACATTCCTTCTTTTAAACTCGCTATGTCCAAGGATTTGATGAGAATGCTTCGGATGGTTCTTTCCAAAGCAATCCTCAGTCGAATCGAAGACAGATCCAACGAATTCATTTATCATTTGTATGAACAAAATGCGGAACGAATGGCAAGTCTCAAAGGGATCATTCAAAACTCATTTTATTCTAAATCTTTGGCATTGTCTTTTTTTCGAATTTTACTGGTTCATAAGGAATTTTTTAATCATTTAGCTGATTTTGGTCTTTTAAGTTTAGGATCTGTCATTCAAAAACAATATGGTTTTAAAATGGTGAACAGGTTCAGTTTCCTTGCTGGTCTTTGTGCCGATATCTCTGTATCGAAAGAAGGATTGTACAAACAAAGTTTTTTTGGTCCTTCTTTAACTTCTGCAGTGAATCTTTCTTTGGAAATTGCCAGAAAACTAAACTTACCAGAGGAAGTGATCAGTGCGATTAACAATCATGGTTCGACTGGATT
This genomic window from Leptospira bandrabouensis contains:
- a CDS encoding PP2C family protein-serine/threonine phosphatase, whose protein sequence is MLGANGRSIIRKLKKILSEFVSSVLGSTDRFVMRHRILNGTLLAGIVAMGVGLSSEFFREGFEMGGLIALWMAFGFACVFYYLARFRHLFQILILPTFIISSLTAFLQIKYSGGIVSANVMLLAPILVLNMLILGNKYDWIAIVFFVCALFVVNYVQNIHPEWFYDYSSEKARSEDFLITGVSILFLLGLMLRTLNRSYEDAIGEVSRLKYQQDGDYYLTSLLTRPLSGIRIRSKSVLFQTYIKQKKSFQFKNREYELGGDICVADQIVLRGRSYCVFANGDAMGKSMQGAGGVLVFGTAFRALIERTHREGILSGYFPERWLHTALNDFNDIFEGFDGSMSMSLLLGLVDEENGFLYYINAEHPFPIRFREGKASFLSEKATNFKLGMQKDKALIETCWIRPGDTIIIGSDGRDDLSIGFDSKSNRVINMDHTSILTQVEESDGDIEKLGLRLQNIGELTDDLSLLSIRFQPQTTIDIKTRESGLEEPIRLIQRNNFPEALNLLKNYADSYAYDPAVWKLLYRVYRKLEKPIEAGKAAEIFSNNHPSGLQMILEGAIQYAKASLIDEAIDMAERIYSRKPDVIPVIKILVRLYKKSNRPERASEYEEEIHRLENDSLDS
- a CDS encoding SDR family NAD(P)-dependent oxidoreductase, whose translation is MKKNLEKHKKKIALITGGGGAIAEAIAIRLENEGYQLLLSDISLEKMSQVKEKLNGNPRFFVCDQTNPEEIQNLIHSIQKDYPEISVLINNAGYTKEGPFISQSIGDIQRQIWINLISPIHITHGILPLMLKRNEGAIVSIVSIGGIIALADSSLYSAGKFGLRGFLTALFEELKHTKIKVSGIYPTAVDTPMLLHEALNGGTALNWVNPVQSPDAVARAVIKGIKKGTLEIYVPYSDGLISRLVAVFPWLMGKLSPALLWIGKRNQQKWLKGKGITNTNTIH
- a CDS encoding flavin-containing monooxygenase, producing MDLVKNKQSGSTGTIDKSDTICIVGAGPAGLTMARSLLAKGIPFQVFEKHNDVGGIWDINNPGSPMYESAHFISSKYLSSYFDFPMPENYPDYPSNLQILKYHRDFAKTYNLYPLIQFNTSIKEIKEQDGCWIVETSSNEKYLFGGIVCASGITWSPNQPKLEGERNFTGKILHSVNYKSPTLFHGKRVLIVGAGNSGCDIACDAGANAEQAFISVRRGYHFIPKHILGQPADVFGDGAHWIPNWVSQFVFGRLLKYLVGDLTKLGLPAPDHKIFETHPIINDQLIHNLRHGDVIAKPDIEKLEGDSVVFKDGSKEKIDIIILATGYNWSIPYMDSKYFEWKNGRPDLYLTLFNRNFENLYALGYMETDGGAYKMFDEMANLIASYIEAKRKNHPTYLRFANLIKTDRPLLNGKIQYLNTGRHSVYVNQVAYKNYRSKIQKKMGWLELKPGQFNFLKSPIVSSGTENRLPTSGISQ
- a CDS encoding TetR/AcrR family transcriptional regulator; amino-acid sequence: MSLEFKIPVQTRSRDRVELILKTARELIGEKGIDAVSMREIAQTAGIQIGSLYQYFPGKSVLLLTIMNQYYDLLYDETKRILEPVRTTAELEVAAEIAFKQFITIFQKDPALANLWAGARAIPELVSEDNRDTYRNAELIVKTTLRCLPILKESEVRPFALYFSHTIGMIIRFVREIEVDHGKAVMKETLEILKLRLREFEKLAKEKSKQKKK
- a CDS encoding ankyrin repeat domain-containing protein, with product MKKLIPLFLLWALVSCSSLPYTIEDRKFDKAKQMIEEGADVNQTSDCFHALTIAAMEGDEGLVKLLLDKGAKVDNRSKECDYTDRIGPFRMKFRWGARTALDRVANAKIAKLLLAKGANPNIAGYREYTFGPDYDTALWNAVRNADFELVKVLVEAGANPNVYNKSGKNSIWEMAEARKSQGKPEFLSYLQSKGMKKLEITDAKAKTTDGKILTKYKHIATGAVTEMPADIAKGVYENPKNYSALTINAADGAYYHYAEFVWAETGQNLYEWYLLRRKNTGTLK
- a CDS encoding CDP-alcohol phosphatidyltransferase family protein, which translates into the protein MQIEEKKAKDLFQDRIFTLSNFLSVFRVLLLPFFFQSTYAYAHDPANLRAFSASIFYALAAVVSDYLDGLFARLLHQETTLGRYLDPVCDKLVTLGGLFVVTIHFDFPSWILIVYFIREILGVWLGGYLYLKRGLQGRPNWWGKFGVGIVAVSVIWYMSLPYFLQFGAPYSFLLHPVISAYVLLFVLTAGVVAYVVRYWNIVFHPEAIELDPENKKQAKKYQKI